CGAACGAGTAGAGGTCGCGCGCCCAGCGCGGATCGACGCCGCGCGCGATGTCACGCGCGAAGGCGGTGTAGATGTACCTGTCCGCCAGGACGGTCGTGCCGGCCTTGAGATACGGGATGATGCGATAGGTCAGCCGATCCGCGAAGTCGGTGGCGTGCAGCAGGCTGAACGTCGTGGGGGTCAGGAGATTCTTCTTCTTGCCGCGCTTCGTCGCCTGTCTCACCAGGTCGGACGAGTTCCACTCGGTGAACACGACCTGATGCCCGCGCGCCACGAGCCACTTGTGCAGGAGCTTGATCTGGGTGCTCTTGCCGGAGCCGTCGATCCCTTCGACAACGATGAGCTTGCCACGCCTGAGCAATTGTCCGCCCCGCGACTTTCCCTCTTCCAAAGTATGAGGAAGGCCAGAGTATAGCCCAGGGAGACTGCGGTGTCGATGTGACAACCTTGTGACAAATGGGCAACTTCCAGGTAACCCCAGGAGATCCTGTATGATGCGCGCGTGAGCGGGACGAGGAGTCCGCGCGGCGGACGAGCCACGAAATTCCCGGCGGCGACCACCGACTGGCCCCGGGAGATCGTCTCGGCGCGCGGTCGCGACGTCCTCAAGGCTCGCCGTCGCGTGCTGCGCAGAGGCGACGGCGAAGCGATTCATGATCTGCGCGTGGCGACGCGGCGTCTTCAGGCGACGCTGGAGATCGTCGGGGACCGGTTGCCGGATCGTCCCAGACGAAGGCTCGATCGCCGCGCGCGCACGCTGCGGCGGCGGCTCGGCGCGGCGCGCAACACCTGGGTCCTGTTGGGATTGCTCGGTGAGTTCCGATCCGTCCCGGGGCGCGAGGAACGAAAGTTCGTGGCGGACCTGGCCCGCCGCCTGGAGAGTACCGCCGGGTCACGCCCCTCGAAGAAGCGACGGCGCCTTCCCGGTATCCGCAAACGGATCCGGACGCTGCTGCGGGAGATCGCGAACAGGCCCCCAGACTCCGCCGCACCGGCGGGGGACGCCATGGGGGGCCACGTGCGGGCGGTGCTGCGGGCCCGCGCCGAAACCCGTGACGGTGATCCGGAAGCGATGCACCGGCTGCGCATCGCCATCAAGCGCTACCGCTATGCTCTCGAGGCTCTCACCGAGGCGGGCGCGTCGGGCCTGCGGCCTGCCATCCAGGCGGCGCGATCGCTGCAGAGCGACCTTGGAAGTCTTCACGATCTCGATGTCCTGATCGAGGTCGTGCGCCGGAACGATCACGTCCCGGGTGCCGGCGGCTTCCTGAGCCACCTCCTGCGCGGCCGCACACGCCAGGCCGAAAAGTCCCTGCGCCGCCTGGCCGGCTTCCGTCCCGTCTTCGCGGCCCCCTCCGGGGGCGGCGAGCGTCCGGGACGGGTCGCCGCGAGGCGCGGGTCACTCCCGCGTCAGGCGCAGACGGGATGGACGGCGGCATGAAGCGGACCCTCCTCGGCGTCGTGGACATCGGCTCGAACACCATCCGCTCTCTCATCGTCGAGGCCCACTCCGACGGCGCCTTTCGCACGCTCGATGACGAGCGCGAGGTGGCGCGCCTGGCGGCCGGGCTCAACCGCCAGGGGCGGCTGTCTCAGGCGGCCATGCGCCGCGCCGTGACCGCGCTCAAGAGGATGGCGGAGATCGCGCGCGCCCGCGGCGTCGAGCGCATGTCGGTCGTGGCGACGAGCGCCATCAGGAACGCCGCCAACCGGAAACCGTTCGTCGAGCGGGTTCGCGCCGAGACCGGCCTGCGTGTGCGGGTGATCTCCGAGCAGGAGGAGGCCGAGCTGGCCTTCGAGAGCGCCGCCCGCAGCTTCGACCTCGCCGATCGCCCGTGCGCCGTCGCGGACGTGGGCGGCGGCAGCACCGAGGTGATTCTGGCCCTGGGGAGCCATATCCAGCAGGTCCACTCGCTGCACCTGGGATCGGTGACGTTGACCGAGGAGTTCCTGCGCTCCGACCCGATGCGGCGGCGCGAGTTCAAGGCGCTCCGTCGGCAGGTGCGCCGGCGTATCGACGAGGCGCGCATCGAAGCGGACCCGCCGCCCCAGCTCCTGATCGCCTCGGGCGGAACGGCGACCTCCGTTGCGCAGATGACGATGGCCCGGCAGGGCCTGGCCGGGCGGCCGGTCCAGGGTTTCGAGATGACGCAGGCCGAGCTCCTGCATCTGCATGAGGCTCTGCTGCGTCGCAGCCTGAGCGAACGGCGGGAGATGCCGGGACTGTCGCCCGACAGGGCGGACATCATCATCGCCGGCGTCACCATCCTCTACGAGCTGATGGCCCGGCTGCGCGTGAACGCTCTGCGCGTCAGCGCGCACGGCATCCGCCACGCCCTCCTGAACCGCATGATCGCCCGGCGCTTCCACACGGTCTCTCCGCCCTCGCGGCCGCGGCGTCTGGCGGCGGCCGAGGCGTTCGCGCGCTCGCTGCACTTCGAGGAGCCGCACGCCGCCCAGGTGCAGCGGATCGCCCTGTCGATCTTCGACCAGGTCGCCGGACCGCTCGGGCTCGATCCGGACGGACGCGATCTCCTGGGGGCGGCCGCGCTCCTGCACGACATCGGATACGTGGTCGGATTCAAGGGCCACCACAAGCACACCTACAGGCTGATCGCCCACGCCCAGCTCGACGGCTTCACGCCGAGGGAGCGTGAGGTCATCGCCCTCGTGGCCCGTTTTCACCGCCGCTCGGGCCCGAAGAAGAGGCATCGCGCCTGGGCCGCCCTGGCGCGGGACGACCGCAGCCAGGTGCGTCGGCTCGCGGCTCTGCTGCGGGTCGCGGACGCCCTCGACCGCCGCCATTCGCAGCGCCTCAGAGAAATTCGCTGCCGGGTCACACGGGGCCGTGTCCGCCTCACCCTCATCTCGGCGCAGGACCTCGGAGTCGAGCTCCACGCGGCCGAGGCCAAGGCCAACCTGTTCCGCAAGGTATTCGGCCGGGACATCTCGCTCGACGTTGCGCGTACGGCCGGCACCATCCCCGCCACCCCCGGCCGCCTCCGGCTCGTCCGTCGCCTGACCGCCTGAAACCGGCTGCTAATCCTGCCGTTTATCCTGTTGTCCATGCAGGGGTCTCGACGTATACTCCCCCGCAATCGAGGAGGTTGAACATGACACGTGACGGGACCTCTCGTTCTATCCGTCGCGGCGTGGTAGCGCTTCTCGCGGTGTGGATGGCGGTCTTCGCCGTCGTCACCGCGGTGCACAACCACGGGATCCTGGGTTTCTCGGCACGGCACGCCACGCTGGAGCAGTCGGTGGCGGGGTCCTTGCGGGTCGCCTCGTGTCCCGCGTGTCTGGCGTCCCACGTCCCGGTTCCGGCCCCCGATGGGCCGGTCATCCTCTCGGCGCCGGTCGAAACCAGCGGAGTCGTACCCGTCTGCCGGTTGCTGCACGTCCGGCCCGCCTCCATCACCACCCGGTCTTCGCGCGCTCCACCCGCCTCCATCGACTTCGCGGCCTGATTCGATCTCATAACTGAACAATCCCCGACAATGTCGGGGCGGCAGGGCTCGATCCCTGACGGCGACGCGTGCATCCGCGCCCGGCGCGCCAGGGGGTCGATCTCCATCCACGCGTCGTTCAAGGCGTGATCGGGGATCGTCCCCGGCGTCCGGTCACACGGGATGCTCACGCGCCGGCACCTGATTGATCCCCTGACCGTGATTCATTCATGGAGGCTATTCGTGTCGCTCATCAGGAAGTGTGCGGGACATTGTGTGCTTTGGATCATGATGATCGGAATTGTTGTTTCGTTCTCCATCGCCGCCGACGTGGGAACAATCCACGGCAAGACCGTCGGGCCCGACGACCAGGGGAAGGAGGGCGCGGTCGTCGAGCTGCGCAATGCCGTGACCGGTTTCCTCGCGCAGGTGAAGACAGGCGCGGACGGGTCCTTCCAGTTCTTCAATGTGCCGTTCAATCCTTACATGCTGCGCGTCGACGCAACCAGCTTCCAGACGGTCTACAAGCAGCTGGAGGTCCGCTCGCCCATTCCCCTCGAAATCAAAGTCGAGCTCACGACCACCCTGACCGAATCGGTCAAGGTCACGGCGGAAAAGGAGGCTCAGCTCGAGACCGACACGTCCACGAGCCACGTCGACATCGACAAGTCGTTCATCGCCAAGGCCCCCGCTCCGATTGCCTCGCGCGCCATGGAGCAGATCGTCACCTCGACTCCCGGTTTCGCCAAGGACGAGAACGGACGTTTTCATTTCCAGGGGGCGCACAGCCAGAACGAGTACGTCGTCGACGGCCAGACCATCTCGGACCAGACGGGCCTGACCTTCTCGAACTCCATCGACCCGGGGATCGCCCAGGCGATCGAGGTGATCTACGGCAACGTCCCGGCGCAGTTCGGCGAGAAGGTCGGGGCCGTAATCAACCTCGCCACCAAGTCCGGCCTGGGCTCGGGTGGCTTCAAGGGGGACGTTCTCGCGGGCGGCTCGCGTTTCGGCACCTACGAGGGGGGCGTCTCGACCACGTACGGAACCGACACGTTCGGATTGTTCGCCTCGTTCAACGGATCGAAGTCCGACCGCTTCCTCGATCCGGTCAACCCGGCGAACCTGAACAACGACGGCGACACCGGGAGGGGATTCGTCCGGCTTGACTGGGCCCCGAGCGCCGAGAACAAGTTTCGCTGGACGATGCTTGCCGGCCAGACGAAACGGGGCGTGCCGAACACGTTCACGCAGGAGGCGGCCGGGCAGGATCAGCGGGTGACGACCAAGGACCAGAACGTCAACTTCGGCTGGCAGCATATCCATTCGGCGAAGAGCTTCCTCGACGTGGACGTCTTCGGTCGTTTTTCGTCCTTCCGTCTCGACCCGTCGCCGAACGACACCCCGGTCACGGCCCTCTCGGACCGGTCGCTCGACAACTACGGCGTCAACCCGTCGATGACGTGGATCGCCGGCGTCCACGAATTCAAGATTGGAGGGGTCTTCAAGCGGATTCCGGTCGACGAGACCTTCGAGTTCGGACTGACAGACCCGAACGACAACGATCCGGTGTCGCCCGACTTCAACCCCAATCTCGCGCCGTACGACTTGACGCGCGGCGGCACTCTGTTCCAGTTCCACGGCAAGCGCACCGGGACCTACTATGCGGGCTACGTCCAGGACGACATCCGTCTCAAGCATGTGACGGCGAACCTGGGTCTGCGCTACGACCACAACAACCTGCCGGTCGCCGACTCGCAGCTCGAGCCCCGCCTCGGCGTCGCCTGGACTCTGCCGGGTGAGCGAACTGTCTTGCGCGCGTCGTACAACCGCGTCCTCTACACGCCGGAGTATGAGAACATCCTGTTCAGCTCCTCCGCGGAGGCGGCGGCGCTCGTCCCGCCCGCCATCCAGGCTACGCAGCCACTTGGCGGCGGCGTCCTCGCCGTCCGCTCGGAGAGGCAGAACGCCTACGACGCCGGCTTCCAGCAGGCGATCGGGAAGCGCCTCAGGCTCGACGTCGACTTCTGGCAGCGCCAGGGGCACTTCGCCGGGGACCAGGACCAGTTCCTCAACACGGGGATCGTCTTCCCGCTTGCCTTCTCGCACGGCCGCTTCCACGGCTGGAACATCAGGCTCGATCTCGCGGAAACGGCGGGGGTCAGAGGGTTCGTGTCGGCGGGACACACACGGGCGATCTACGGGGCCCCGCCTGTGGGGGGTCTCTTCCTCGACCAGGGGGCGATCGGCGATCTCACGGCGGGCGAATTCCTGATCGATCACGACCAGAATCTGCAGATCCAGACCGGCTGGACCTACGACTTCCACAAGAGCGGCTTCTGGGTCGGGACGAACATCCGCTACGACTCTGGTCTGGT
The window above is part of the Candidatus Dormiibacterota bacterium genome. Proteins encoded here:
- the tmk gene encoding dTMP kinase, encoding MLRRGKLIVVEGIDGSGKSTQIKLLHKWLVARGHQVVFTEWNSSDLVRQATKRGKKKNLLTPTTFSLLHATDFADRLTYRIIPYLKAGTTVLADRYIYTAFARDIARGVDPRWARDLYSFAVKPDVALYFRVPIDVAVDRILGSREKIKFYEAGMDLRLSQDPVESFRLFQGRVIEEYDRMTGEFGFRVIDGTRNIDSQQQQVRSIVTRLYNEPALAEAS
- a CDS encoding CHAD domain-containing protein, whose protein sequence is MSGTRSPRGGRATKFPAATTDWPREIVSARGRDVLKARRRVLRRGDGEAIHDLRVATRRLQATLEIVGDRLPDRPRRRLDRRARTLRRRLGAARNTWVLLGLLGEFRSVPGREERKFVADLARRLESTAGSRPSKKRRRLPGIRKRIRTLLREIANRPPDSAAPAGDAMGGHVRAVLRARAETRDGDPEAMHRLRIAIKRYRYALEALTEAGASGLRPAIQAARSLQSDLGSLHDLDVLIEVVRRNDHVPGAGGFLSHLLRGRTRQAEKSLRRLAGFRPVFAAPSGGGERPGRVAARRGSLPRQAQTGWTAA
- a CDS encoding Ppx/GppA phosphatase family protein: MKRTLLGVVDIGSNTIRSLIVEAHSDGAFRTLDDEREVARLAAGLNRQGRLSQAAMRRAVTALKRMAEIARARGVERMSVVATSAIRNAANRKPFVERVRAETGLRVRVISEQEEAELAFESAARSFDLADRPCAVADVGGGSTEVILALGSHIQQVHSLHLGSVTLTEEFLRSDPMRRREFKALRRQVRRRIDEARIEADPPPQLLIASGGTATSVAQMTMARQGLAGRPVQGFEMTQAELLHLHEALLRRSLSERREMPGLSPDRADIIIAGVTILYELMARLRVNALRVSAHGIRHALLNRMIARRFHTVSPPSRPRRLAAAEAFARSLHFEEPHAAQVQRIALSIFDQVAGPLGLDPDGRDLLGAAALLHDIGYVVGFKGHHKHTYRLIAHAQLDGFTPREREVIALVARFHRRSGPKKRHRAWAALARDDRSQVRRLAALLRVADALDRRHSQRLREIRCRVTRGRVRLTLISAQDLGVELHAAEAKANLFRKVFGRDISLDVARTAGTIPATPGRLRLVRRLTA
- a CDS encoding TonB-dependent receptor, with amino-acid sequence MMIGIVVSFSIAADVGTIHGKTVGPDDQGKEGAVVELRNAVTGFLAQVKTGADGSFQFFNVPFNPYMLRVDATSFQTVYKQLEVRSPIPLEIKVELTTTLTESVKVTAEKEAQLETDTSTSHVDIDKSFIAKAPAPIASRAMEQIVTSTPGFAKDENGRFHFQGAHSQNEYVVDGQTISDQTGLTFSNSIDPGIAQAIEVIYGNVPAQFGEKVGAVINLATKSGLGSGGFKGDVLAGGSRFGTYEGGVSTTYGTDTFGLFASFNGSKSDRFLDPVNPANLNNDGDTGRGFVRLDWAPSAENKFRWTMLAGQTKRGVPNTFTQEAAGQDQRVTTKDQNVNFGWQHIHSAKSFLDVDVFGRFSSFRLDPSPNDTPVTALSDRSLDNYGVNPSMTWIAGVHEFKIGGVFKRIPVDETFEFGLTDPNDNDPVSPDFNPNLAPYDLTRGGTLFQFHGKRTGTYYAGYVQDDIRLKHVTANLGLRYDHNNLPVADSQLEPRLGVAWTLPGERTVLRASYNRVLYTPEYENILFSSSAEAAALVPPAIQATQPLGGGVLAVRSERQNAYDAGFQQAIGKRLRLDVDFWQRQGHFAGDQDQFLNTGIVFPLAFSHGRFHGWNIRLDLAETAGVRGFVSAGHTRAIYGAPPVGGLFLDQGAIGDLTAGEFLIDHDQNLQIQTGWTYDFHKSGFWVGTNIRYDSGLVTDADPATLAADPDNAFAAPFVSVHSGARFDPNRIKARTICDFSLGFDLDHDRSPISIQVDLLNAFDKEGVYNIESVFGGTHVIPPRTLAARMRYRF